The following coding sequences lie in one Streptomyces sp. Edi2 genomic window:
- a CDS encoding DUF6205 family protein, translating into MTYYTAVSGQILIDPPLRGAALKKSPFYNPWAGGEAQRCICLGIEEEPAGPEEAGEPVARRVISADVERLDAFDMEGELQELIDEFPGHTFTGRLECIGDNHWNDMWGVTVRNGRAEEVKPTVTWPGDANT; encoded by the coding sequence ATGACCTACTACACCGCGGTGTCGGGACAGATCCTCATCGACCCGCCGCTGCGCGGAGCAGCGCTGAAGAAGTCGCCCTTCTACAACCCTTGGGCCGGCGGGGAGGCCCAAAGGTGCATCTGCCTGGGCATCGAAGAAGAGCCGGCGGGGCCGGAGGAAGCGGGCGAACCGGTGGCCCGTCGCGTGATCTCCGCGGACGTCGAGCGTCTCGACGCCTTCGACATGGAAGGCGAACTCCAAGAGCTCATCGACGAGTTCCCCGGCCACACCTTCACCGGACGCCTGGAGTGCATAGGTGACAACCACTGGAACGACATGTGGGGAGTCACCGTCCGCAACGGCCGCGCCGAGGAGGTGAAGCCGACCGTGACCTGGCCAGGCGACGCCAACACCTGA
- a CDS encoding GNAT family N-acetyltransferase yields the protein MGRASRRRAERRNTQQAAPRPDAAAGGVVLGERYLIRPATADDDPEVVRALLEPVDFMDAAMPGQIVERMRTGLRLPPQFGTANLLLAQEHPAGPVVGLAHAIPPVQWLMAMEAGLGRQLCLQLSRSLVELEAVSVADSARGQGLGHQLVDALVRSYTLQGYEAVLGGIHAHKPHLAPYYEADGFHVLPPGAPLDLQLPVGRIRFPAEPSMRHLVRPLVPRVSYGAGVLTGLLAGR from the coding sequence ATGGGACGAGCCTCTCGACGACGTGCTGAACGCCGCAACACACAGCAGGCGGCGCCTCGGCCTGATGCCGCTGCTGGTGGTGTGGTGCTGGGGGAGCGGTATCTCATCCGCCCGGCCACTGCGGACGACGACCCCGAGGTGGTGCGGGCGCTGCTGGAGCCGGTCGACTTCATGGACGCGGCGATGCCCGGGCAGATCGTCGAGCGGATGCGTACCGGCTTGCGGCTGCCGCCCCAGTTCGGCACCGCGAACCTGCTCCTGGCTCAGGAACACCCGGCGGGGCCGGTGGTCGGTCTCGCTCACGCGATCCCTCCGGTGCAGTGGCTGATGGCGATGGAGGCGGGGCTGGGCCGGCAGTTGTGCCTGCAGTTGTCGAGGTCGCTCGTCGAGCTGGAGGCGGTGTCGGTGGCCGACAGCGCCCGCGGCCAGGGCCTGGGCCACCAGCTCGTCGACGCCCTGGTCCGCTCCTACACCCTCCAGGGCTACGAGGCGGTGCTCGGCGGCATCCACGCCCACAAGCCGCATCTGGCGCCGTACTACGAGGCCGACGGCTTCCATGTCCTGCCGCCCGGGGCGCCGCTCGACCTGCAGCTGCCCGTCGGCCGGATCCGGTTCCCGGCGGAGCCGTCGATGCGGCACCTGGTGCGCCCGCTCGTCCCGCGGGTGTCGTATGGGGCCGGCGTCCTCACCGGCCTGCTCGCCGGCCGGTGA
- a CDS encoding endonuclease domain-containing protein has protein sequence MSHSERAAYRDRHPQCQLCRRRPTAAVDHDAVTGQVRGAVCRSCNSWLGSMEAALRVPKRARQQQAAYLHWRFEARGTATLAHYAGELSYLGKSVKEFADGLLAVRRLLVVPCVYWTDQVAAPRGETRWTKTGPLTDAEEADRHHRRLQSAQAAAVVVTAFEPDDGVNSPSPRGLVKPFTGSPRYHHGSRR, from the coding sequence ATGTCCCACAGTGAGCGGGCCGCCTACCGCGACCGCCACCCGCAGTGCCAGCTGTGCCGGCGCCGCCCGACGGCCGCCGTCGACCACGACGCGGTCACGGGGCAGGTGCGCGGCGCGGTGTGCCGCAGCTGCAACAGCTGGCTGGGGTCGATGGAGGCGGCGCTGCGCGTCCCCAAACGCGCGAGGCAGCAGCAGGCGGCCTACCTGCACTGGAGGTTCGAGGCCCGCGGCACGGCCACGCTGGCCCACTACGCGGGCGAGTTGTCGTATCTGGGGAAGAGCGTCAAGGAGTTCGCCGACGGGCTGCTCGCGGTGCGCCGGCTGCTGGTGGTGCCGTGCGTGTACTGGACCGATCAGGTCGCAGCGCCTCGCGGTGAGACCCGGTGGACGAAGACCGGGCCCCTGACGGACGCGGAGGAGGCCGACCGGCACCATCGCCGTCTGCAAAGCGCCCAGGCAGCCGCAGTTGTCGTCACCGCGTTCGAGCCGGACGACGGCGTGAACAGCCCGTCCCCCCGGGGCCTGGTCAAGCCCTTCACCGGCAGCCCCCGGTACCACCACGGCAGCCGGCGCTGA
- a CDS encoding GNAT family N-acetyltransferase yields the protein MVTLRELTTDDDQALTRIYSGASIRHTTGQELTLAQAQHKVRTALARAAETPRAQWSWSIVTAGEMIGLISLRRRSPTMGTLSYILHEDAWGNGYATEAVRHVVAFASATAGLERLEAMHHPDNPASGRVLTKTGFTRTGTCDRRTDDGTTAAYQVYALPLPPAPPR from the coding sequence ATGGTGACCCTGCGAGAGCTGACCACCGACGACGACCAGGCCCTCACCCGCATCTACAGTGGCGCCTCCATCCGGCACACCACCGGCCAGGAGCTCACCCTCGCCCAGGCGCAGCACAAGGTCCGCACAGCCCTCGCCAGAGCCGCCGAGACACCGCGGGCACAGTGGAGCTGGAGCATCGTCACCGCCGGCGAGATGATCGGCCTGATCTCCCTGCGGCGACGGTCCCCGACCATGGGCACCCTCAGCTACATCCTCCACGAGGACGCCTGGGGCAACGGCTACGCCACCGAAGCGGTCAGGCACGTCGTCGCCTTCGCCTCCGCCACCGCCGGCCTGGAGCGCCTGGAGGCCATGCACCACCCCGACAACCCGGCCTCCGGCCGCGTCCTGACCAAGACCGGATTCACCCGCACCGGCACCTGCGACCGGCGCACCGACGACGGAACCACCGCGGCCTACCAGGTGTACGCCCTGCCGCTGCCCCCAGCCCCGCCCCGTTGA
- a CDS encoding GNAT family N-acetyltransferase — protein sequence MGRQKKNKPRRPAAGGSFLVRDALHEDIPGICAVMPEAFGLMGGAPWTDPAYVAEGLEVCAAGLSGRQKVKVALEGSGVVGCSFSGLALAGDGQTAHTQLGIIHGIAVRPDRRRHGAASALLTTCEDYLGDEGARVMIAEVRPRAVGFFAARGYATASGPALLIPAPAGTYVHQQSTPTTALMWKSRSAAVAPQPSGHGTTLVGLLAS from the coding sequence GTGGGACGCCAGAAGAAGAACAAGCCTCGCCGCCCGGCCGCCGGCGGCTCCTTCCTCGTCCGGGACGCCCTCCACGAGGACATCCCGGGCATCTGCGCCGTGATGCCGGAGGCGTTCGGCCTCATGGGCGGCGCCCCGTGGACGGATCCCGCCTACGTCGCCGAGGGGCTGGAGGTCTGCGCGGCGGGCCTGTCCGGGCGCCAGAAGGTCAAGGTGGCGCTGGAGGGCTCGGGCGTGGTCGGCTGCTCCTTCAGCGGCCTCGCCCTCGCTGGCGACGGGCAGACGGCGCACACCCAGCTCGGCATCATCCACGGCATCGCGGTCCGGCCGGACCGCCGCCGCCACGGCGCAGCGTCCGCGCTGCTCACCACCTGCGAGGACTACCTGGGCGACGAAGGCGCACGCGTCATGATCGCCGAAGTGCGGCCCCGCGCGGTCGGGTTCTTCGCCGCCCGCGGCTACGCGACCGCGTCCGGCCCGGCACTCCTCATCCCCGCGCCCGCAGGGACGTACGTCCACCAGCAGTCCACCCCCACCACGGCCCTGATGTGGAAGAGCCGTTCCGCAGCGGTAGCGCCACAACCGTCCGGCCACGGCACGACCCTGGTTGGCCTGCTCGCCTCCTGA
- a CDS encoding IS110 family transposase encodes MSRIWTGIDSGKGHHHGLALDTDGKTLLSRRVANDEPELLKLLGDVLDLADGRQVTWAIDMTGGEPALLLALLVKHGQEILYMPGRLVNRASDGYRGEGKTDARDAYVIADQARMRRDLRPIRPGDEAAIELKLLTGRRADLVEDRTRTVNRLRGTLLSMFPALERALDVTNTGPLKLLTGYQSPASIRRAGVTRLTKWLANRTVRNARSLAEAAVEAAERQHTAIPGEKTIAKLVHTLAGEVMTLNEQISEMDKLIEGRFREHELADIVQSVPGIGAVLGAEFLAAVGGSLDDFDSPDALAAFAGVAPAPRDSGKVSGNLHRPVAYHRRLQRVFYTSALVSVRCDPNSRKFYDRKRAEGKKHVQAVLALARRRVNVLWALIRDRRCYEVAPPVATAA; translated from the coding sequence ATGAGCCGGATATGGACGGGGATCGACAGCGGCAAGGGCCACCACCACGGCCTCGCCTTGGACACCGACGGCAAAACACTGCTGTCGCGGCGGGTCGCCAACGACGAGCCCGAGCTGCTGAAACTGCTCGGTGACGTCCTCGACCTGGCCGACGGGCGTCAGGTCACCTGGGCCATCGACATGACCGGCGGAGAACCCGCACTGCTGCTGGCCCTGCTGGTCAAACACGGCCAGGAGATCCTGTACATGCCCGGCCGGCTGGTGAACCGGGCCTCCGACGGCTACCGCGGCGAGGGCAAGACCGACGCCCGCGACGCCTACGTGATCGCCGACCAGGCCAGGATGCGCCGCGACCTGCGGCCCATCCGCCCCGGCGACGAAGCCGCCATCGAGCTGAAGCTGCTGACCGGACGCCGCGCCGACCTGGTCGAGGACCGCACCCGCACCGTGAACCGCCTGCGCGGCACCCTGCTGAGCATGTTCCCCGCCCTGGAACGGGCCCTGGACGTGACCAACACCGGCCCGCTCAAGCTGCTGACGGGGTACCAGAGTCCGGCCTCGATCCGCCGCGCCGGGGTCACACGGCTGACCAAGTGGCTGGCCAACCGCACCGTCCGCAACGCAAGATCCCTGGCCGAAGCAGCCGTTGAGGCAGCAGAGCGGCAGCACACCGCCATCCCCGGGGAGAAGACCATAGCCAAGCTGGTCCACACCCTGGCCGGGGAGGTAATGACCCTCAACGAGCAGATCTCCGAGATGGACAAGCTCATCGAGGGCCGGTTTCGCGAGCACGAACTCGCCGACATAGTCCAGAGCGTCCCCGGCATCGGTGCCGTGCTGGGAGCGGAATTCCTCGCCGCTGTCGGCGGCAGCCTGGACGACTTCGACTCTCCGGACGCCCTGGCGGCCTTCGCCGGCGTTGCGCCCGCGCCTCGCGACTCGGGCAAGGTCAGCGGCAACCTCCACCGGCCGGTCGCCTACCACCGAAGACTCCAGCGCGTCTTCTACACCTCCGCGCTCGTCAGCGTCCGCTGCGACCCCAACTCGCGGAAGTTCTACGACCGCAAACGCGCCGAGGGAAAGAAGCACGTCCAAGCCGTGCTGGCCCTCGCCCGCCGCCGCGTCAACGTCCTGTGGGCCCTGATCCGTGACCGACGGTGCTACGAGGTCGCACCCCCAGTGGCTACAGCGGCTTGA
- a CDS encoding asparagine synthase-related protein, with the protein MTCTLAEWFAVLPGNGSAAQRATARFEATDPGVQILARHEGRPWIIGRSTRPLLAVHAAGVSAALLGTHECGEQELSDALTPADPVGTIAALMRGAGSYHAVLATGNSTWVCGDVAGMRPVFRAQVGGAVVFGDHARLLAEAAGTVRIDPSHLVMHLLGPVPPLALAESGSSPYEGVRVVPPGNVGYVEDGRGVAVRRWWSVPDDERALPEAAPVLRDALRRAVAVRSRGEPLVGCELSGGADSTALSALAYEEVGERLANFTRAPADPANDDTDWARLVAASQPGASHETFEVGAVPAQFAGMDAPFALDAPSPSAASPLRSAFWWRHAAGAGARTLLSGKGGDELTLTALPYLSYTRRRDRRTARQHVKGWAALWGSSARQVQSQAVAPESYAAWLAGCLTRQDESFGWEAGPHVPPWLTGAARTALADAVSTAAAAVEPLHDRPHQHTTMAAIRALARWNRLQADAAGPFGIRLGYPYADQQVIEAALSARAEARTSPYQNKPLLTAAMRGIVPAACLARRTKGGYSTDTVTAAAAMRQTFARLLDADCRLASYGLIDAERLRAALTGWDRADERTDLLLHLTIMCEIWARTADNHPLPTLDSPAEARC; encoded by the coding sequence ATGACATGCACTCTTGCTGAGTGGTTCGCTGTGCTGCCGGGAAACGGCTCGGCAGCACAGCGGGCCACCGCCCGTTTCGAGGCAACCGACCCCGGCGTCCAGATCCTGGCCCGCCACGAGGGAAGGCCGTGGATCATCGGCCGCTCCACCCGTCCCCTCCTCGCGGTCCACGCGGCGGGAGTGTCCGCGGCCCTGCTCGGGACGCATGAGTGCGGTGAGCAGGAGCTGTCCGACGCGTTGACCCCGGCTGACCCGGTCGGCACCATCGCGGCGCTGATGCGCGGGGCGGGCAGCTACCACGCCGTGCTGGCCACCGGGAACAGTACCTGGGTGTGTGGGGACGTGGCCGGGATGCGGCCGGTTTTCCGGGCACAGGTCGGCGGTGCGGTGGTGTTCGGGGATCACGCTCGATTGCTGGCTGAGGCCGCCGGCACCGTGCGCATCGACCCCTCGCACCTCGTGATGCACCTGCTCGGTCCGGTCCCTCCGCTGGCGCTGGCGGAATCCGGCTCCAGCCCCTATGAGGGCGTGCGGGTGGTGCCGCCGGGCAACGTCGGGTACGTCGAGGACGGTCGTGGCGTGGCGGTGCGGCGGTGGTGGAGTGTCCCCGACGACGAACGTGCTCTGCCCGAAGCGGCGCCGGTGCTGCGGGACGCGCTGCGCCGGGCGGTGGCCGTGCGCTCCCGCGGGGAGCCGTTGGTGGGCTGCGAGTTGTCCGGAGGTGCCGACAGCACCGCACTGTCCGCCCTCGCCTACGAAGAGGTCGGTGAGCGGCTGGCCAACTTCACGCGGGCCCCCGCGGACCCGGCCAACGACGACACCGACTGGGCCCGTCTGGTGGCCGCATCTCAGCCCGGTGCCTCACACGAGACTTTCGAAGTCGGCGCTGTACCGGCTCAGTTCGCTGGCATGGACGCGCCGTTCGCGCTGGACGCACCGTCTCCCTCCGCCGCTAGCCCTCTGCGTTCGGCCTTCTGGTGGCGTCACGCCGCCGGGGCCGGAGCCAGGACACTGCTGTCGGGCAAGGGTGGAGATGAACTGACGCTCACCGCCCTGCCCTATCTGTCCTACACCCGTCGCCGCGATCGACGCACCGCCCGGCAGCATGTGAAGGGTTGGGCCGCTCTGTGGGGCTCGTCGGCGAGGCAAGTCCAGTCGCAGGCCGTGGCGCCGGAGTCGTATGCGGCGTGGCTCGCCGGGTGCCTCACGCGCCAGGACGAATCCTTCGGGTGGGAAGCCGGCCCGCACGTCCCACCGTGGCTCACCGGGGCGGCCCGCACGGCGCTGGCCGACGCAGTGAGCACGGCAGCCGCCGCCGTGGAACCGTTGCATGACCGGCCTCACCAGCACACCACGATGGCGGCGATCCGGGCACTGGCCCGCTGGAACCGGCTCCAGGCCGATGCCGCCGGCCCGTTCGGTATCCGGCTCGGCTACCCGTACGCCGACCAGCAGGTTATCGAGGCCGCGCTGTCCGCCCGCGCCGAGGCCCGCACCAGCCCGTATCAGAACAAGCCGCTCCTCACCGCGGCGATGCGCGGCATCGTGCCCGCCGCCTGCCTCGCACGGCGCACCAAGGGCGGCTACAGCACCGACACGGTGACCGCGGCCGCCGCCATGCGCCAGACGTTCGCACGCCTGCTGGATGCGGACTGCCGCCTCGCCTCGTACGGACTCATTGACGCCGAACGCCTGCGGGCGGCGCTCACCGGATGGGATCGTGCGGACGAGCGCACCGACCTGCTGCTGCATCTGACCATCATGTGCGAGATCTGGGCCCGCACCGCGGACAACCATCCCCTGCCGACTCTCGATTCCCCTGCGGAGGCACGATGCTGA
- a CDS encoding PqqD family peptide modification chaperone — protein sequence MLTLATGVRVLTDPSTGHGTLVSADGDVFTLNPTAAVALSALADGGTVARAEEELARRWPCVPFVSLRADLDALLGQLQEAGAVEQCRVAGSWEGTTR from the coding sequence ATGCTGACCCTGGCAACCGGAGTGCGCGTGCTGACCGACCCGTCGACCGGTCACGGCACCCTGGTCAGCGCCGACGGCGACGTGTTCACGCTCAATCCCACCGCGGCAGTGGCCCTGTCCGCGCTCGCAGACGGCGGCACTGTCGCCCGCGCCGAGGAGGAACTGGCACGTCGCTGGCCCTGTGTTCCCTTTGTCTCGCTGCGCGCAGATCTCGATGCCCTCCTCGGCCAGCTCCAGGAGGCCGGCGCGGTGGAGCAGTGCCGGGTAGCCGGCTCTTGGGAGGGCACGACACGATGA
- a CDS encoding lasso peptide biosynthesis B2 protein, with amino-acid sequence MSFPVALPPRIRLGLWQRVLARAAAALAPRISATTPRLKRALARAQHGARPSTTAEAEHAVLAVCTANLHLGGRRACLPRSVAALLYCRAHGHTPALVLGIKPGTTQVHAWLEAEGRPAGEPSDPTRTYTPLTRYSPQENTHR; translated from the coding sequence ATGAGCTTCCCCGTCGCTCTGCCGCCCCGAATCCGACTTGGTTTGTGGCAGCGTGTGCTCGCCCGCGCGGCGGCGGCCCTCGCGCCTCGGATCAGCGCAACCACGCCCCGGCTGAAACGCGCCTTGGCCCGAGCCCAGCACGGGGCTCGCCCCTCCACGACCGCTGAGGCCGAGCACGCCGTCCTGGCGGTCTGCACCGCCAACCTCCACCTCGGCGGTCGCCGCGCGTGCCTGCCCCGTTCGGTGGCGGCCCTGTTGTACTGCCGCGCCCACGGCCATACCCCTGCTCTGGTGCTCGGCATCAAGCCCGGCACCACCCAGGTCCACGCCTGGTTGGAGGCTGAAGGCCGACCCGCCGGGGAACCGAGCGACCCGACCCGTACCTACACACCCCTCACCCGCTACAGCCCCCAGGAGAACACACACCGATGA
- a CDS encoding methyltransferase domain-containing protein, which yields MTAILDWAPKAQALAAELRAKNAIRSETVAAAIEAVPRHMFIAGHYAAGQHTKIDPEQPTEDLLRLAYADRGIMTHTPADAAGGFSSTSQPSIVAKMLEAAGLRPGTKVLEIGAGTGWNAALIAQITGTSVHTVEASPLVAAEAREALARTDSQHVTVHTGDGYLGHPEDGPYDLILVTCGIAGIPPAWVEQLASGGAILAPVAHGGLHPLLRVTRTGDGMLAGQLMANADFMNATGPLYAGATTAPATRGQHLPAPLPSAARPHPIPTSLDPRGSYLDLWMHLAARDTRTTCAGAEGTNDYTGCALVEEDTAVFVQPGGLHPTPGPTAQALADQVEQHVTEWDHDGRPGLTAWSCSLTPAGTAEHPLLAPANWVSQANS from the coding sequence ATGACCGCAATCCTCGACTGGGCCCCCAAGGCCCAAGCACTCGCCGCCGAGCTGCGGGCGAAGAACGCCATCCGCTCGGAGACGGTGGCCGCGGCCATCGAAGCAGTGCCCCGGCACATGTTCATCGCCGGGCACTACGCCGCCGGTCAGCACACGAAGATCGACCCCGAACAGCCCACCGAGGACCTGCTCCGCCTCGCCTACGCCGACCGCGGCATCATGACCCACACCCCCGCCGACGCTGCCGGTGGCTTCTCCAGCACCTCGCAGCCCTCCATCGTCGCCAAGATGCTGGAAGCCGCAGGGCTGCGGCCCGGCACGAAGGTCCTGGAGATCGGCGCCGGGACCGGATGGAACGCGGCGCTGATCGCGCAGATCACCGGTACCAGCGTCCACACCGTCGAAGCGTCCCCTCTCGTCGCCGCCGAAGCCCGAGAAGCCCTCGCCCGCACAGACAGCCAGCACGTCACCGTGCATACCGGGGACGGCTACCTCGGGCATCCGGAAGACGGCCCCTACGATCTGATCCTCGTTACGTGCGGCATCGCAGGGATCCCCCCGGCTTGGGTCGAGCAACTCGCCTCAGGCGGTGCCATCCTCGCCCCGGTCGCGCACGGCGGCCTCCACCCCCTGCTCCGCGTCACCCGCACCGGCGACGGCATGCTCGCCGGACAGCTGATGGCCAACGCCGACTTTATGAATGCCACCGGGCCTCTCTACGCCGGAGCCACCACCGCACCGGCCACCCGCGGACAACACCTCCCCGCCCCTCTCCCCTCCGCCGCCCGCCCCCACCCCATCCCGACGAGCCTGGACCCCCGCGGCTCCTACCTCGACCTGTGGATGCACCTGGCGGCCCGTGACACACGTACCACCTGCGCCGGCGCCGAGGGCACCAACGACTACACCGGATGCGCGCTCGTCGAAGAGGACACCGCGGTGTTCGTCCAGCCCGGTGGGCTCCACCCCACACCCGGCCCCACAGCACAGGCCCTTGCCGACCAGGTGGAGCAGCACGTCACAGAATGGGACCACGATGGCCGCCCCGGGCTCACTGCCTGGTCATGCTCGCTCACCCCCGCAGGAACAGCGGAACACCCTCTGCTCGCTCCGGCCAACTGG